In Fluviicola taffensis DSM 16823, the following are encoded in one genomic region:
- a CDS encoding acyl-CoA thioesterase, with protein MKTSFEFPTKVRVRYGETDQMGYCYYGNYAAYFEVGRVEAMRFLGMSYKDLEESGVMLPVSHFEVDYFKPAFYDDELTVLTAITELKGPRLFFEYSLFNEKEECLCKAKTTLVFVSKETMRPIPPPTTFVQLMEKHHA; from the coding sequence ATGAAAACTTCATTTGAATTTCCAACAAAGGTCCGAGTTAGGTATGGCGAAACGGATCAAATGGGCTATTGCTATTATGGAAATTATGCAGCTTATTTTGAAGTTGGAAGGGTTGAAGCGATGCGATTTTTAGGAATGAGTTACAAAGATTTGGAAGAAAGTGGAGTAATGTTGCCAGTGAGTCATTTTGAAGTAGATTATTTCAAACCTGCGTTCTATGATGATGAATTAACTGTTTTAACTGCAATTACGGAACTGAAAGGCCCTCGATTGTTTTTTGAATATTCGTTATTTAACGAAAAGGAAGAATGTTTGTGTAAAGCAAAAACGACTTTGGTCTTTGTTTCGAAGGAGACCATGCGACCAATTCCGCCGCCAACTACTTTTGTTCAATTAATGGAAAAGCATCATGCTTGA